A region of the Primulina eburnea isolate SZY01 chromosome 7, ASM2296580v1, whole genome shotgun sequence genome:
TGAAGTTGaaatattcttcaatatttagGAGTTCCAAGACACCCTTAGTTATATAGCGAGCATAAGGTCCATAGCCGAGGCATATGGCATTTGCAAAATTGTACCTCCTGCATCTTGGTGTCCTCCTTGTCCCCTAAAAGATAAGAAAGTCTGGCAGCACAAAACATTTTCTACAAGAATTCAGCAAGTAGATCTCCTTCAGAATAGAGAGCCCATGAAAAAAAAACTAAAGCCAAAGAGAAAAAAGCGGAGGCTCTTTAACACTAGACCGAGGAGACGTGCTCATCCTGAAAGTTCCGAATCATTCGCTGCATGTGATACCGAAGAAAAGTTTGGTTTTCAATCGGGGCCAGACTTTACCCTTgaagattttcaaaattttgcagAGGAATTTAAAGAATCGTACTTTGGATTGCACAACATAACTCAAGAATGCTCTAGTGAGACTGGACAGGTTAAGAAGGGGTTTCCATCAGTTGCTGACATCGAAGGAGAGTATTGGAGGATCATTGAGGAGCCTACGGATGAAGTTGAGGTAAGAAAACTCTAAAATTTAACCATGTTTTTTTTTACCTTTTTTCAGATCCTTGTAATGTATGGTTTGTGTGACAACCATAGGTATACTATGGAGCTGATTTGGAAAGTGGAACATTGGGGAGTGGATTCCCTAAAgaatcatcatcatttacagACTCTAATATAGATCTATACGTGATCTCTGGGTGGAATTTGAATAATTTCTCACTTCTCCCGGGTTCAGTTCTGAATTTTGAAGAGCACATCTCTGGGGTAGTTGTACCATGGCTTTATATTGGAATGTGCTTCTCATCATTTTGTTGGGTAAATTATTTTCTCTGCAGTAACTTACCATCTATGTGTTGTTACTTTTGTATGTCGGCCTGATTCTTATGTATATGATGGTTCTTATGTGATAAAAGCATGTTGAAGACCACCATCTCTATTCTCTGAACTATCTCCACTGGGGGGATCCAAAAATTTGGTATGGGGTGCCTGGAAGTCAAGCTTCAGCATTGGAGGATGCTATGAGGAAACACTTAAAAGATCTCTTTGAAGAACACCCTGATTTACTCAATGAATTGGTAAAACATAATCCTCCATGTCCTTTTCTTTTGGCATTATCATAATTTTATGCTACATCATGTAAAACTTTGGCACCACTTGTGACAGGTCACTCAATTGTCTCCTTCAGTTTTGAAGTCAGAAGGTGTACCCGTGTATCGAGTGGTCCAAAAATCTGGGGAATTTGTTCTTACCTTTCCAAGAGCTTATCACTGTGGATTCAACTGTGGCTTTAACTGTGCTGAGGCAGTAAACGTGGCTCCTGTGGATTGGCTACAGCATGGACTAAATGCAGTTGAGCTCTATAGTAAACAGTGTCGGAAAACGTCATTGTCACATGATAAGTTGATGGTGGCTGCAGCCCAGAAAGCTATCCGGGCTCTCTGGGAGATCTCCATTCTCAAACAAGAAAACTCCGACAACTTGAGATGGAAAAGTGTGTGTGGAAAGGATGGGAAACTTACTGAGGCTATTAGGGTAAAGTGGCAAAAATGAATTTATATCCATGTCTGATTCCTTGTTTAATATCTACGATATTTATTACTATTTTGTTTGAAATTTAGAGGAGGGTTCATTTAGAGAAGAAAAGAATTGAGTGTCTTCCACAAGTTACCAGCTTTCAGAAGACGGAAAAGTATCTTGATCTGAACACACAGAGGGAATGCTTTGTATGCTTTTATGACTTGCATCTAACTGCAGCTTCTTGCAATTGTTCCTCGAAAAAATTTGCATGCCTTAAACATGCAAATCTCATATGTTGCTGTGAACCAGACAACAGATTTCTCATCCTCCGTTACACTATTGATGAGCTGAGCACATTGGTCGAGGCACTGGAGGAATGCACGGATGCTCTCAAAATATGGTCGTCCAAATACTTTCAGGCGACATTGTTAACTGATAAAAACTATGATTTTGACAAGCTGGATCGAGGCAAATATGAACATGGAGTTCACCACCCCGAGGAAGAGAAAAGATTAA
Encoded here:
- the LOC140836679 gene encoding lysine-specific demethylase JMJ18-like isoform X2; its protein translation is MPKNDDSKKSHGSPRNGQVSARWVPFEACRPVIEEAPVFYPTAEEFQDTLSYIASIRSIAEAYGICKIVPPASWCPPCPLKDKKVWQHKTFSTRIQQVDLLQNREPMKKKLKPKRKKRRLFNTRPRRRAHPESSESFAACDTEEKFGFQSGPDFTLEDFQNFAEEFKESYFGLHNITQECSSETGQVKKGFPSVADIEGEYWRIIEEPTDEVEVYYGADLESGTLGSGFPKESSSFTDSNIDLYVISGWNLNNFSLLPGSVLNFEEHISGVVVPWLYIGMCFSSFCWHVEDHHLYSLNYLHWGDPKIWYGVPGSQASALEDAMRKHLKDLFEEHPDLLNELVTQLSPSVLKSEGVPVYRVVQKSGEFVLTFPRAYHCGFNCGFNCAEAVNVAPVDWLQHGLNAVELYSKQCRKTSLSHDKLMVAAAQKAIRALWEISILKQENSDNLRWKSVCGKDGKLTEAIRRRVHLEKKRIECLPQVTSFQKTEKYLDLNTQRECFVCFYDLHLTAASCNCSSKKFACLKHANLICCCEPDNRFLILRYTIDELSTLVEALEECTDALKIWSSKYFQATLLTDKNYDFDKLDRGKYEHGVHHPEEEKRLNRGSDCYSSESNVASDDGRPLSSRNTGPSSSVPFNSLLKNDLEEHLTNKVGPDSEERLDLCVEPITFGSVVCGKQWCNKSFIFTKGYKSRVKFFNILNPMIRSTYTSEILDGGFLGPLFKVSLEEHPHESFTNMSAQGCWEMVLQRLNQEITVQACPWKQGLSPLQPVSEVDGLQMFGFLSSSIIQAIEALDPHHCCVKYWNHKLLTEKSSETWFSEVGKIAESYATDSALQESSNRLTLGSDNFLSDDEIRPVFRRLLRKADSEEMEVMHRILCQESRSHLWRVAVETLTEEIQTIKK
- the LOC140836679 gene encoding lysine-specific demethylase JMJ18-like isoform X1, which encodes MRMKEQHSRNMPKNDDSKKSHGSPRNGQVSARWVPFEACRPVIEEAPVFYPTAEEFQDTLSYIASIRSIAEAYGICKIVPPASWCPPCPLKDKKVWQHKTFSTRIQQVDLLQNREPMKKKLKPKRKKRRLFNTRPRRRAHPESSESFAACDTEEKFGFQSGPDFTLEDFQNFAEEFKESYFGLHNITQECSSETGQVKKGFPSVADIEGEYWRIIEEPTDEVEVYYGADLESGTLGSGFPKESSSFTDSNIDLYVISGWNLNNFSLLPGSVLNFEEHISGVVVPWLYIGMCFSSFCWHVEDHHLYSLNYLHWGDPKIWYGVPGSQASALEDAMRKHLKDLFEEHPDLLNELVTQLSPSVLKSEGVPVYRVVQKSGEFVLTFPRAYHCGFNCGFNCAEAVNVAPVDWLQHGLNAVELYSKQCRKTSLSHDKLMVAAAQKAIRALWEISILKQENSDNLRWKSVCGKDGKLTEAIRRRVHLEKKRIECLPQVTSFQKTEKYLDLNTQRECFVCFYDLHLTAASCNCSSKKFACLKHANLICCCEPDNRFLILRYTIDELSTLVEALEECTDALKIWSSKYFQATLLTDKNYDFDKLDRGKYEHGVHHPEEEKRLNRGSDCYSSESNVASDDGRPLSSRNTGPSSSVPFNSLLKNDLEEHLTNKVGPDSEERLDLCVEPITFGSVVCGKQWCNKSFIFTKGYKSRVKFFNILNPMIRSTYTSEILDGGFLGPLFKVSLEEHPHESFTNMSAQGCWEMVLQRLNQEITVQACPWKQGLSPLQPVSEVDGLQMFGFLSSSIIQAIEALDPHHCCVKYWNHKLLTEKSSETWFSEVGKIAESYATDSALQESSNRLTLGSDNFLSDDEIRPVFRRLLRKADSEEMEVMHRILCQESRSHLWRVAVETLTEEIQTIKK